The following proteins come from a genomic window of Pseudomonas hygromyciniae:
- a CDS encoding aspartate aminotransferase family protein encodes MSDIRIATAEDQVLLDKEAKYCSYGDTVHYIDPPRIFSRCEGSYVWDTEDQAYLDLQMWYSAVNFGYANPRLNNALKQQIDTLPQIASQYLHKGKIELSEMIAVDAKKKFGLDGRVHFNVGGSQSIEDSLKVVRNACNGKSLMFAFEGGYHGRTLGASSITSSYRYRRRYGHFGERANFIPFPYHFRGPKGMTKEEYGSHCVQQFARLFETEYNGVWDPKVGQSEYAAFYVEPIQGTGGYVIPPMNFYSELKQVLDQHGILMVVDEIQMGFWRTGKLWSIEHFDVQPDVIVFGKALTNGLNPLGGIWAKEELINPKLFPPGSTHSTFASNPLGTAVGLEMFKMTSEVDYGAMVMAKGKYFLEGLQDLQKRFPIIGDVDGLGLALRCEICGPDGFTPDKATLDYMVEEGMKGDMLVDGQKLGLILDVGGYYKNVITLAPSLEISYPEIDLGLKLLEQLLTRAMKR; translated from the coding sequence ATGTCTGATATCCGTATCGCTACCGCCGAAGACCAGGTTCTGCTGGATAAAGAAGCCAAATACTGCTCCTACGGCGACACCGTCCACTACATCGACCCACCGCGTATCTTCAGCCGCTGCGAAGGCTCCTATGTGTGGGACACCGAAGACCAGGCCTACCTCGACCTGCAAATGTGGTACTCGGCGGTCAACTTCGGCTACGCCAACCCGCGCCTGAACAATGCGCTGAAACAGCAGATCGATACCCTGCCGCAAATCGCCAGCCAGTACCTGCACAAGGGCAAGATCGAGCTGTCGGAAATGATCGCGGTGGATGCCAAGAAAAAATTCGGCCTCGATGGCCGCGTGCATTTCAACGTCGGCGGTTCGCAGTCCATCGAGGACTCCCTGAAGGTGGTGCGTAACGCCTGCAACGGCAAGAGCCTGATGTTCGCCTTCGAAGGCGGCTACCACGGGCGCACCCTCGGCGCGTCGTCCATCACCTCCAGCTACCGCTACCGTCGCCGCTACGGCCACTTTGGCGAGCGTGCCAACTTCATCCCGTTCCCGTACCACTTCCGTGGGCCAAAGGGCATGACCAAGGAAGAATACGGCAGCCACTGCGTGCAGCAATTCGCGCGCCTGTTCGAGACCGAATACAACGGTGTCTGGGACCCGAAAGTCGGCCAGAGCGAATACGCAGCGTTTTACGTCGAGCCGATCCAGGGCACCGGCGGCTACGTGATTCCGCCGATGAACTTCTACAGCGAACTCAAGCAAGTGCTCGACCAGCACGGCATCCTGATGGTGGTCGACGAAATCCAGATGGGCTTCTGGCGCACCGGCAAGTTGTGGTCGATCGAGCACTTCGATGTGCAACCGGACGTGATCGTGTTCGGTAAAGCCCTGACCAACGGCCTCAACCCATTGGGCGGCATCTGGGCCAAGGAAGAGCTGATCAACCCAAAACTGTTCCCGCCGGGTTCCACTCACTCCACCTTCGCCTCCAACCCGCTGGGCACGGCGGTGGGCCTGGAAATGTTCAAGATGACCAGCGAAGTCGACTACGGCGCGATGGTCATGGCCAAGGGCAAATACTTCCTTGAAGGCCTGCAAGACTTGCAAAAGCGCTTCCCGATCATCGGCGATGTGGATGGCCTGGGCCTGGCCCTGCGCTGCGAAATCTGCGGCCCCGATGGTTTCACCCCGGACAAGGCGACCCTGGACTACATGGTTGAGGAAGGCATGAAAGGCGACATGCTGGTAGACGGCCAGAAACTCGGGTTGATCCTCGATGTGGGCGGCTACTACAAGAACGTCATCACCCTGGCGCCGTCCCTGGAAATCAGCTACCCGGAAATCGACCTGGGCTTGAAGCTGCTGGAGCAACTGCTGACCCGAGCGATGAAGCGGTGA
- a CDS encoding MtnX-like HAD-IB family phosphatase gives MNDWHIVCDFDGTITPTDVIDNVLQRFAGPEWETIEQQWLDGHIGSRECLSRQLALIKATPAELLAYFDTVEIDPDFPDFVDHVLGLGASLEVVSDGIEQGIARILSRNYVTLLPIIANRLRQVDQNSWRIDFPHTSDACRAASGNCKCKSTPRNKRVLVIGDGKSDMCVSTTADFVFAKGSLAQYCQAHAIPHLRFDTFAELPALLAKLPQGIAANATHFISENQELFHHV, from the coding sequence ATGAATGACTGGCATATCGTGTGTGACTTCGATGGGACCATCACACCCACCGATGTCATCGACAACGTTCTCCAACGCTTCGCAGGCCCCGAATGGGAAACCATCGAGCAGCAATGGCTGGACGGCCATATCGGTTCGCGTGAATGCCTGAGCCGCCAACTGGCGCTGATCAAGGCGACACCGGCCGAGCTGCTGGCGTACTTCGACACGGTCGAGATCGATCCGGACTTCCCGGACTTCGTCGACCATGTCCTTGGCCTCGGTGCTTCCCTTGAGGTGGTCAGCGACGGCATCGAGCAGGGCATCGCGCGGATCCTCTCGCGCAACTACGTGACCCTGTTGCCGATCATCGCCAACCGCCTGCGCCAGGTTGACCAAAACAGCTGGCGCATCGACTTCCCGCACACCAGCGATGCCTGCCGTGCGGCCTCGGGCAACTGCAAATGCAAGTCCACCCCGCGCAACAAGCGGGTGTTGGTGATCGGCGACGGCAAGTCCGATATGTGCGTATCGACCACCGCTGATTTCGTCTTCGCCAAGGGCAGCCTGGCGCAGTACTGCCAGGCCCACGCCATCCCCCATCTGCGCTTCGACACCTTTGCCGAACTGCCGGCCTTGCTGGCCAAGCTGCCCCAGGGCATTGCCGCCAACGCCACCCATTTCATTTCAGAAAATCAGGAACTCTTTCATCATGTCTGA
- a CDS encoding MipA/OmpV family protein, whose translation MFRVTSLVCAGVLGLWTGSAAAAGISGELGLGLSYQPREPTASRYQTVPVPYFDLDWGDVSLDTDDGLTWSALNSNGLSAGPYLNYLPGRTANGPLKGLRDVSDMAEVGGFIQYAPADFWRVYAQLGRSVGGARDQSGVLGKLGGELGYPLGGGVIGSTGLVAHFADDNLTQTFFGVDEHESQASGIRPYNASGGFQNLTLTQSLQIPLAPKWSLLASASWVHLTGSAADSSIVRQTGEVNQGQVQTAISYSFD comes from the coding sequence ATGTTCAGGGTGACTTCGCTGGTGTGCGCCGGCGTCCTGGGGTTATGGACGGGCTCGGCAGCGGCTGCCGGCATCAGCGGCGAGCTGGGCCTGGGCCTGAGCTATCAGCCACGGGAACCCACCGCCAGCCGCTATCAGACAGTGCCGGTGCCGTACTTCGACCTCGATTGGGGAGACGTCAGCCTCGATACCGATGACGGCCTGACCTGGAGCGCGCTCAACAGCAACGGCTTGAGTGCCGGGCCGTACCTAAATTACCTGCCGGGACGCACGGCCAACGGGCCGCTAAAGGGCCTGCGGGACGTGTCGGACATGGCCGAGGTCGGCGGGTTTATCCAGTATGCGCCGGCCGATTTCTGGCGGGTCTATGCGCAGCTGGGGCGCAGCGTTGGTGGCGCTCGTGACCAGAGCGGCGTACTCGGCAAGCTCGGCGGCGAACTGGGTTATCCGCTGGGCGGCGGGGTCATTGGCAGTACGGGACTGGTGGCGCACTTTGCCGACGATAACCTGACCCAGACGTTTTTCGGGGTCGATGAGCATGAGTCGCAAGCCTCGGGAATTCGCCCGTACAACGCCAGCGGCGGGTTCCAGAACCTGACATTGACCCAGAGCCTGCAGATCCCGCTGGCACCCAAGTGGTCGCTGCTGGCCAGTGCCAGTTGGGTACACCTGACAGGTTCGGCGGCCGATAGCAGCATCGTGCGCCAGACCGGCGAGGTGAACCAGGGGCAGGTACAGACGGCGATCAGCTATAGCTTCGATTGA
- a CDS encoding EamA family transporter: protein MTMRPVGWLHGRLGTVVLWALLILTESAGQLFTKVAGDQIGQMDFNWQWLAAVAVNPGILAAIACYIGAFFVWMLILRRSSLSLAFPLSSLVFVVVLLGSWLGLGEHISFLHWVGVVVIIGGIALLAEGEEN, encoded by the coding sequence ATGACCATGCGCCCAGTTGGCTGGCTGCATGGGCGCCTGGGCACGGTGGTGCTATGGGCGTTGTTGATCCTCACCGAAAGCGCTGGGCAGCTGTTTACCAAGGTAGCCGGCGATCAAATCGGGCAGATGGATTTCAATTGGCAATGGTTGGCAGCGGTAGCGGTTAATCCGGGGATCCTGGCGGCCATTGCCTGTTATATCGGCGCGTTCTTTGTGTGGATGCTGATCCTGCGGCGCAGCAGCCTGTCCCTGGCTTTCCCCCTGAGTTCGCTGGTGTTCGTGGTGGTGTTGCTCGGCTCGTGGCTGGGCCTGGGCGAGCACATCAGCTTCCTGCATTGGGTGGGCGTGGTGGTGATCATTGGCGGGATCGCGCTCTTGGCCGAGGGCGAAGAAAACTAA
- a CDS encoding transporter, with amino-acid sequence MTLTVVVLVAFSIVLDVIGQLCFKLGLDRLPELSGGFRLNAFWGQVFNAPLLWAGIGAYVIEFFVWLEALSRAPLSLLFPAAALAYCGVVLAGKVVLGETVSRRRWLGTMVITAGVMLVAIAGAQS; translated from the coding sequence GTGACCCTGACCGTGGTGGTGTTGGTGGCCTTTTCCATCGTGCTCGATGTGATCGGCCAGTTATGTTTCAAGCTGGGCCTGGACCGCTTGCCGGAGCTTTCTGGCGGGTTTCGCCTGAATGCCTTTTGGGGCCAGGTATTCAATGCGCCGTTGTTGTGGGCGGGGATCGGCGCCTATGTCATCGAATTCTTCGTCTGGCTCGAGGCCTTGTCCCGCGCGCCGTTGAGTTTGCTGTTCCCGGCCGCTGCGCTGGCCTATTGCGGGGTGGTGCTGGCGGGCAAAGTGGTGCTGGGGGAGACCGTCAGCCGCCGGCGCTGGCTGGGCACAATGGTGATTACCGCCGGTGTGATGTTGGTGGCTATAGCAGGAGCACAATCATGA
- a CDS encoding arginase — MNILDLDHSLTAQAPIALRLASGHATRLDLLDLGPKLRLWSTEKTWKRFAQRLAQRPRPTTARPEIFFVGSGDYHHLTPAFLAEVQEPISLIHFDNHPDWVRLAPRRHCGSWVNQALKMPAIKRIVTLGPCSDDLHNPQLRGGNLGALKRGHLQLFPWQHAPSKVWGRVGDGAGHAQQENHLHWRNLAELDWPVFLEQMIASLPTEAVWITLDKDVLASEDAATNWDQGGMRLTHLLQALRALAASKRIIGIDVCGEFAAPAFSNAFKRWEAKSDQPPAERWSADDLLRNAATNEALINLFEELFP, encoded by the coding sequence TTGAATATCCTCGATCTCGACCACAGCCTTACGGCCCAGGCGCCGATTGCCCTGCGTCTGGCCAGCGGTCACGCCACGCGCCTGGACCTGCTCGACCTGGGCCCGAAATTGCGCCTGTGGTCCACCGAAAAAACCTGGAAACGCTTTGCCCAGCGCCTGGCCCAACGGCCCAGGCCGACCACGGCGCGACCCGAAATCTTCTTTGTCGGCTCTGGCGATTATCACCACCTGACTCCGGCCTTTCTCGCCGAAGTGCAGGAGCCCATCAGCCTGATCCACTTCGATAACCATCCCGACTGGGTGCGCCTGGCACCGCGCCGGCACTGCGGCTCGTGGGTCAACCAGGCCCTGAAGATGCCGGCGATCAAGCGCATCGTCACCCTCGGTCCGTGCAGCGATGACCTGCATAACCCGCAACTGCGCGGCGGCAATCTGGGCGCACTTAAGCGCGGGCACTTGCAGTTGTTTCCCTGGCAACACGCCCCGTCGAAAGTCTGGGGCCGGGTAGGGGATGGCGCCGGCCATGCGCAGCAGGAAAATCACCTGCACTGGCGCAACCTCGCTGAGCTCGATTGGCCCGTATTCCTTGAGCAAATGATCGCCAGCCTGCCCACTGAGGCCGTGTGGATCACCCTCGACAAGGACGTGCTGGCCAGCGAAGACGCCGCCACCAACTGGGACCAGGGCGGCATGCGCCTGACGCACCTGCTGCAAGCCCTGCGGGCGTTGGCGGCGAGCAAGCGGATCATTGGCATCGACGTGTGTGGCGAGTTCGCCGCGCCTGCATTCAGCAACGCGTTCAAACGCTGGGAAGCCAAGTCCGACCAGCCGCCGGCTGAGCGCTGGAGCGCGGACGATTTGCTGCGCAACGCGGCGACCAATGAAGCGTTGATCAACCTGTTTGAGGAGCTGTTCCCGTGA
- a CDS encoding DsbA family oxidoreductase — protein sequence MSTSLKIDFVSDVSCPWCIIGLRGLTEALDQLGAEVQAEIHFQPFELNPNMPAEGQNIVEHITEKYGSTAEESQATRARIRDMGAALGFAFRTDGQSRIYNTFDAHRLLHWAGLEGLQYNLKEALFKAYFSDGQDPSDHATLAIIAESVGLDLKRAAEILASDEYAAQVREQGQLWVSRGVSSVPTIVFNDQYAVSGGQPAEAFVGAIRQIINEAKS from the coding sequence ATGAGTACTTCCCTGAAAATCGATTTTGTCAGCGACGTGTCCTGCCCCTGGTGCATCATCGGCCTGCGCGGCCTGACCGAAGCCCTGGACCAACTGGGCGCCGAAGTGCAGGCCGAGATCCACTTCCAGCCCTTCGAACTGAACCCGAACATGCCCGCCGAAGGGCAGAACATCGTTGAGCACATCACCGAAAAATACGGCTCCACTGCCGAAGAATCCCAGGCCACCCGCGCCCGCATCCGCGACATGGGCGCTGCGCTGGGCTTTGCGTTTCGTACCGATGGCCAGAGCCGTATCTACAACACCTTTGACGCCCATCGCCTGTTGCATTGGGCCGGCCTCGAGGGGTTGCAGTACAACCTCAAGGAAGCGCTGTTCAAGGCCTATTTCAGCGATGGCCAGGACCCTTCCGACCACGCCACCTTGGCAATCATTGCCGAAAGCGTCGGGCTGGACCTCAAGCGCGCTGCAGAGATTTTGGCCTCGGACGAGTACGCCGCACAAGTGCGCGAGCAGGGGCAACTGTGGGTATCGCGCGGGGTGAGTTCGGTGCCGACCATCGTGTTCAACGACCAGTACGCGGTCAGCGGCGGGCAGCCGGCTGAGGCGTTTGTCGGCGCGATCCGCCAGATCATCAACGAAGCCAAAAGCTAA
- a CDS encoding alpha/beta fold hydrolase, protein MRVLLLLAALLFGLPSFAASRCDVNVPTERVDLDQVSLAYQSIGRASDPALLLVMGLGGQLIHWPDEVVVALCQQGFRVIRYDNRDVGLSTWRQAPASANLTFEVLRYKLGLPVAAPYTLSDMADDALGLMDALQVRQFHVLGASMGGMIAQHLAAMAPQRVESLTLIMTSSGAEGLPAPNAALVQLLSRRSAPNREVALEQQADLLAALGSPEVKDDRQALLQQAAQSYDRAFNPEGVKRQIMAILAEPSRVPLLNQLRVPTLVVHGTADPLLPVMHGVHLAAHIPGSQLRLIPGLAHRFQEAFKAPLLAAVLPYLQAHREDVPHWARVEPIAPAKVL, encoded by the coding sequence ATGCGCGTGTTGCTTTTACTGGCCGCCTTACTGTTCGGCCTGCCGTCTTTTGCGGCGTCTCGATGTGATGTCAATGTCCCGACTGAGCGGGTCGATCTGGACCAGGTGAGCCTGGCGTACCAGAGCATTGGTCGTGCTTCCGATCCGGCCTTGCTGCTGGTGATGGGCCTGGGTGGGCAATTGATCCACTGGCCCGACGAAGTGGTGGTCGCGCTGTGCCAACAAGGTTTCCGGGTGATCCGCTACGACAACCGCGACGTCGGCCTGTCCACCTGGCGCCAGGCGCCCGCCAGCGCCAATCTGACCTTTGAAGTGCTGCGCTACAAACTCGGCTTGCCGGTGGCCGCGCCCTACACCCTGAGCGATATGGCCGACGACGCCCTGGGGTTGATGGATGCGCTGCAGGTGCGCCAGTTCCATGTGCTGGGCGCTAGCATGGGCGGGATGATCGCCCAGCACCTGGCGGCCATGGCCCCGCAGCGCGTGGAAAGCCTGACCCTGATCATGACCAGTTCCGGCGCCGAAGGCCTGCCCGCGCCGAATGCCGCGCTGGTACAACTGCTGTCACGGCGCAGCGCGCCCAACCGCGAAGTGGCCCTGGAGCAGCAGGCCGATTTGCTCGCGGCCCTGGGTAGCCCTGAGGTCAAGGATGATCGCCAGGCCTTGCTGCAGCAGGCGGCGCAGTCCTACGACCGGGCATTCAACCCCGAGGGTGTGAAGCGCCAGATCATGGCGATCCTTGCCGAACCAAGCCGGGTGCCATTGCTCAATCAATTGCGGGTGCCGACCCTGGTGGTCCACGGCACAGCCGACCCGTTGCTGCCGGTGATGCATGGCGTGCACCTGGCGGCGCATATCCCGGGCAGCCAGTTGCGGCTGATCCCGGGCCTGGCCCATCGTTTCCAAGAGGCGTTCAAGGCGCCGTTGCTGGCGGCGGTGTTGCCGTACCTGCAAGCCCACCGCGAGGATGTTCCGCATTGGGCGCGGGTTGAGCCGATAGCGCCGGCCAAGGTTTTATGA
- the metR gene encoding transcriptional regulator MetR encodes MLEIRHLKTLHALREADSLVEAAERLHLTQSALSHQFKELEERMGMPLFVRKTKPVRFTSAGLRLLQLADATLPLLRGAERDIARLAGGTAGRLHMAIECHSCFQWLMPTIDQFRDAWPEVELDLASGFAFAPLPALARGDLDLVVTSDPLELAGITYVPLFTYEAMLAVANQHALANKPYIVPEDLLSETLITYPVERDRLDIFTRFLEPADVEPAQVRTSELTVMMMQLVASGRGVCGMPHWALHEYSSRGYVKAKRLGEKGLFATLYAGIRADMLDAPYMRDFLLTAKDTSFSTLDGVSAVR; translated from the coding sequence GTGCTCGAAATCCGTCATCTCAAGACCCTGCATGCCTTGCGCGAGGCCGACAGCCTGGTGGAAGCCGCCGAACGCCTGCACCTGACCCAGTCGGCGTTGTCCCACCAGTTCAAGGAGCTGGAAGAACGCATGGGCATGCCGCTGTTTGTGCGCAAGACCAAGCCCGTGCGCTTCACCAGCGCCGGCTTGCGCCTGCTGCAACTGGCGGATGCCACCCTGCCGCTGCTGCGCGGGGCCGAACGGGATATCGCGCGCCTGGCCGGGGGCACCGCCGGGCGCTTGCACATGGCGATCGAATGCCACAGCTGCTTCCAGTGGCTGATGCCGACCATCGATCAGTTCCGCGATGCCTGGCCAGAGGTCGAGCTGGACCTGGCCTCCGGCTTTGCCTTCGCCCCGCTGCCGGCCCTGGCCCGTGGCGACCTGGACCTGGTGGTGACCTCCGACCCACTGGAACTGGCGGGCATCACCTATGTGCCGCTGTTCACCTACGAAGCAATGCTCGCCGTGGCCAACCAGCACGCGCTGGCGAACAAGCCGTATATCGTGCCCGAGGATTTGCTCAGCGAAACCCTGATCACCTACCCGGTGGAACGTGATCGCCTGGATATCTTCACCCGTTTCCTGGAACCCGCCGACGTCGAACCCGCCCAGGTGCGTACCTCGGAGTTGACGGTGATGATGATGCAGTTGGTGGCCAGCGGTCGCGGCGTGTGCGGCATGCCCCACTGGGCGCTGCATGAATACAGCTCGCGGGGTTATGTGAAGGCCAAGCGGCTGGGGGAGAAAGGTTTGTTCGCCACGCTGTACGCCGGGATCCGTGCGGATATGCTGGATGCGCCGTACATGCGCGACTTTTTGCTGACCGCCAAGGACACCTCGTTCTCAACCCTGGATGGGGTCAGCGCGGTCCGTTGA
- a CDS encoding LysE family translocator — protein MIPLNELLIFAAASLLLVLTPGPNMIYLISRSICQGRKAGVTSLLGVVAGFFVHLFAAAAGLTAVFLTVPLAYEVLKWAGALYLLWLAWQAVKPGARSPFEAQQLPADSPRKLVTMGFLTSALNPKIAVFYLSVFPQFITPEHGSIFTQSLMLGFTQISVSFVVNLLISLCAASIAAWFIHNPTWLAVQRYFMGFVLAALAVRLMLEQRRNA, from the coding sequence GTGATCCCCCTCAACGAATTGCTGATTTTTGCCGCCGCCTCGCTGCTGCTGGTCCTGACCCCGGGGCCGAACATGATCTATTTGATCTCCCGTTCGATTTGCCAGGGCCGCAAGGCCGGGGTGACGTCGTTGCTGGGGGTGGTCGCGGGGTTTTTTGTGCACCTGTTCGCGGCGGCCGCCGGTTTGACCGCCGTGTTTCTCACCGTGCCGCTGGCCTATGAAGTACTGAAGTGGGCCGGTGCGCTGTACCTGCTGTGGTTGGCCTGGCAGGCAGTGAAACCGGGCGCGCGCTCGCCGTTCGAGGCCCAGCAACTGCCCGCTGACTCGCCGCGCAAGCTGGTGACCATGGGCTTTCTGACCAGCGCACTGAACCCGAAAATCGCTGTGTTCTACCTGTCGGTGTTCCCGCAGTTCATCACCCCGGAGCACGGCTCGATCTTCACCCAGAGCCTGATGCTGGGCTTTACCCAGATCAGCGTCAGCTTTGTGGTCAACCTGCTGATCTCGCTGTGCGCCGCCAGCATCGCCGCGTGGTTTATCCACAACCCCACGTGGCTGGCGGTGCAGCGCTATTTCATGGGATTCGTGCTGGCCGCCCTGGCGGTGCGCCTGATGCTCGAGCAACGGCGCAACGCGTGA
- a CDS encoding NUDIX hydrolase has translation MSKTIRIAAALLIGRDGQTLLVRKRGTQAFMQPGGKIDAGEQPAQALARELHEELGLQIDPAAAQYLGHFSAPAANEPGFTVEAELFEVRIDVPVTPAAEIEEVRWIDPAGDGGLQLAPLTRDLILPFYRASLTTTA, from the coding sequence ATGTCCAAGACCATCCGTATTGCCGCCGCCCTGTTGATCGGCCGCGACGGCCAGACCCTGCTGGTGCGCAAACGTGGCACCCAGGCCTTTATGCAACCGGGCGGCAAGATCGATGCCGGCGAGCAACCGGCGCAGGCCTTGGCGCGTGAGCTGCACGAAGAGCTTGGCCTGCAGATCGACCCGGCAGCGGCGCAGTACCTTGGGCATTTTTCGGCACCGGCGGCCAACGAGCCGGGGTTTACCGTGGAGGCCGAGCTGTTTGAAGTGCGTATCGACGTACCGGTGACACCCGCCGCCGAGATCGAAGAAGTGCGCTGGATCGACCCGGCAGGCGACGGCGGCCTGCAGTTGGCGCCCTTGACACGTGATCTGATCCTGCCGTTCTATCGAGCATCGCTGACCACCACTGCCTGA
- a CDS encoding HD domain-containing phosphohydrolase — protein MGESVTFSETDRPVVLLIDTHPDVHDRLAQLLRLEPFELCSATTAVEALATLARQPVDLVMSAARLPDMDGATLLAQIHHDYPHTVRLLLTGETDLTLIIKAINEGQIYRYLSKPWKDEELLLALRQSLAHQHSERERLRLEQLIRQQNEELKQLNASLEKRVVSRTSELQQTADMLDLAYEELKHSYATGTEVFSLLANLRLPRSKQTNRQIIELVRTWCVLHGLDDASSRDLTMAAALYNIGKLSWSDSMMVAPSDLLHSTDRERFREYATQSESLLMTLEPMKDAARLIRHHQERWDGSGFPDHLKGEAIPFGSRLLKLAVDFIELQRGLILERQMNSDEALLYIRKYAGRLYDPDMVEDFVQACAAFLSDVTLGDPTVRVLGTRELAEGMVLARNLNADNGMLLLNAGKVLNLPLVDKLIAFEAMEGAKYSVFIKEPEE, from the coding sequence GTGGGAGAGTCCGTTACCTTTTCTGAAACCGATCGTCCCGTGGTGCTGTTGATCGACACTCACCCGGACGTGCATGACCGCCTCGCGCAGTTATTGCGCCTGGAACCCTTTGAACTGTGCAGCGCCACCACGGCAGTAGAAGCGTTAGCCACGCTGGCGCGCCAGCCTGTGGACCTGGTGATGAGTGCTGCACGCCTGCCGGATATGGATGGGGCCACGTTGCTGGCACAGATCCATCACGACTACCCCCATACCGTGCGCCTGCTGTTGACCGGCGAAACCGACCTGACCCTGATCATCAAGGCCATCAACGAAGGGCAGATCTACCGCTACCTGAGCAAACCCTGGAAGGACGAAGAGTTGCTGCTGGCGCTGCGTCAGTCGTTGGCCCACCAGCATTCCGAGCGTGAGCGCCTGCGCCTGGAACAACTGATCCGCCAGCAGAACGAGGAGCTCAAGCAGCTCAATGCGTCCCTGGAAAAGCGCGTGGTCTCGCGCACCAGTGAATTGCAGCAGACCGCCGACATGCTCGACCTGGCCTACGAAGAACTCAAGCACAGCTACGCCACCGGCACCGAGGTGTTCTCGCTGCTGGCCAACCTGCGCCTGCCGCGCAGCAAGCAGACCAACCGCCAGATCATCGAGCTGGTGCGCACTTGGTGCGTGCTCCATGGCCTGGACGACGCCAGCAGCCGCGATCTGACCATGGCGGCAGCGCTGTACAACATCGGAAAGCTGAGCTGGAGCGACAGCATGATGGTCGCGCCCTCGGACTTGCTGCACAGCACCGACCGCGAGCGTTTTCGCGAGTACGCCACACAGAGTGAATCGTTGTTGATGACCCTGGAACCCATGAAGGACGCCGCCCGGCTGATCCGCCATCACCAGGAGCGCTGGGACGGCAGTGGTTTCCCTGATCACCTCAAGGGCGAGGCCATTCCTTTTGGCTCGCGCTTGCTCAAGCTGGCGGTGGATTTTATCGAGCTGCAGCGCGGCTTGATTCTTGAGCGGCAGATGAACAGCGACGAGGCGCTGCTGTATATCCGCAAATACGCCGGGCGCCTGTATGACCCGGACATGGTGGAAGACTTCGTCCAGGCCTGCGCGGCCTTCCTCAGCGACGTGACCCTGGGCGACCCGACGGTCAGGGTGCTGGGCACTCGCGAGTTGGCCGAAGGTATGGTCCTGGCGCGCAACCTCAATGCCGACAACGGCATGCTGCTGCTCAACGCCGGCAAAGTGCTCAACCTGCCGCTGGTGGACAAGCTGATCGCGTTTGAAGCGATGGAAGGCGCCAAGTACAGCGTATTCATCAAGGAACCCGAAGAGTAA
- a CDS encoding type B 50S ribosomal protein L31: protein MKAGIHPAYRTVLFHDTAADVFFLIGSTVDTDRTHQHSDGNTYPYMALDVSSASHPIYTGQQRKTQVEGRIAGFNKRFASFGSSSRAAEA, encoded by the coding sequence ATGAAAGCTGGTATCCATCCCGCCTATCGCACCGTACTGTTCCACGACACTGCCGCCGACGTGTTCTTCCTGATCGGCTCCACGGTCGATACGGACCGCACCCACCAACACAGCGATGGCAATACTTATCCTTATATGGCTCTCGACGTGTCCAGCGCTTCCCACCCCATCTACACCGGGCAACAGCGCAAGACCCAGGTCGAAGGGCGGATTGCCGGCTTCAACAAGCGCTTTGCCTCGTTTGGTTCCTCCAGCAGAGCCGCCGAGGCCTGA